Within the Miscanthus floridulus cultivar M001 chromosome 2, ASM1932011v1, whole genome shotgun sequence genome, the region AagtaaaaaaataaaagctcaaaGGCTCGTGGGTTACTCATGTTCGGTGCAACATCAATTTGACTCCATCTCACTTGCTCGCTGATTCACATCGGTGGAGACCCACTTCGAAGACCGAATATCCAACAACTCCAATATCTTATTGTGCCTCCAGAACCTAGCCGATTCTTGGTGGTTGATTTGCCGACTCTTCCATCTTCTGTATAAGTATCCCTATCTCCACTCCTAGCTCTTGACTGAACATTGGCCTCCATCTTCTCAAAGTCTTGGAATCCAAATCATCACATATCTCTCCATCCAAACTGTGCCCTAAAAACAAATTTGGTTACGAAACTTTCAAAGACACCATAACACCACGCGGAACTAGTAACATTATTCAAAACATGTTTTTTATTCGCAATCCAGCGGGATGCTACAGACTTAAAAGTCTAATCACCCCTCAGATTTAAAATCTCTGCCACCACACTCTAAATCCTTCTAGCACCACAACACTCAAAAAACAAGTGATCAATATATTCAGACTCGTTACAAAGAATGCAAGTTTGATATGAGACATCTCTTCTTTTAGTTAGATTGTCCCTAGTTAGCATTTTGTTCTTTAAAAGTAGCCACAAAACATGCACCCTAGGAGTACTTTCAATTTCCAGGTAGTATGCACATGGACTGAGGTAACTCCCCTATGATTAGTAACATACATGGATTGTACTGAGAATTTGCCATTGGAGCTAAAGCTCTAGATTAGCTGGTCCTTCTCTTCTACCACCAGATTAACATTTTCCATGATTCTAAAAAGCTCTACCACATATTCAGACACATTCCTTCTAAAGAAAAATTTTCAAAACTTCCCCATCCAAAACTTGTTGAATAGTCCTACAATGTTGTTCATAATCACATACAAAGGCTAATATTGAATAGCTAAACTTGAATCCCCAAACTAATCCTCCAAAACCTTCCTTTCTGTCCATTACCTATTTTCCACATAATACCCATTTAGAAAGTTTACATTGACCAAAGCACCCCTTTCCAAAAAGGAGATGCCAGGTTATCCAAACAGCAAAGCACATTTGGGTTATTTTCTTCCATACTTATAATCTACATTTTTTCTCCAAATCAAATTAGACTGCAAGCTATATTTGAAGATCCAAACACCTACTTCGGGCTCAACAACGCATGAAACGCCAGGCGGACAAGCTCCATTCAGAGTTTTCCTTTTCGGTGGGCGTGATATGGTTTTCTTCAAGCTCCGTTTTCGGTGCCGATTTTGGCTAGGCATACAGTATCCCGAAGCAACTATCCAGTGCAACAGGCGTTGATCAGCTTGTCTAGCTGGCCTACCTCTACATGCTAAGACATGATCATACTCAAGCAACGTTTTCTGTTCGCTCCTCCTTGAGGACAAGGAGCGCCTAAAGGAGGGAGGAATGTGTGCGAATTGAGGATAGCTCAGCTGGTTAGgtgtcttgtggtggaacctgtccAATCGGATTCAAGTCCCTGACTTGACATGTGTATtcgtatttttctggatttattccagAATTTAACGGCGCTATTCGTTCAGTGGTATGCGACGTGCCCATCAATAGCGAGGCACGTGTGGTGACTTAGTCAATCTCGAGATTTACCTGTCCAACTCAGTTATTCGGAAGTGCTCATAGAGGTAGGGTGTACGTGCGTGTGTTCATAAGGGTGAGTGTACGCTCATGTGAACGACTACGTCTCCAACAGGGCCGGGGAAAAAAATCACCAGGAAGCCTACCATCGCCGATGGAAGAACGTGGAGCTGAGCACGGAAGAGTCCACATGACTAGAAGCCACAAGCTAATTTGCCGCTGGGCCACGTCAAAGACTCAAAGCTCAAAGGCCCAAGCCAAGTAATATGCGTTTGTCCGGAATTTGGACCTTCAGGGAAGAGTAGCGAGGAAAGGATATTATATCTCGTCAAAGCAACCAAACTAAGAACAGCATTCCTCGTCCAATAATCCCCGCTGTCCCCTCTTGCTCCCTTCCGTTTCCCTCTTCCTGATCCTGCATACTGTAACAGTACGATAgcttgtcatcccgaccaccgtgCCGTACTGCCATGGAATGAGTCTTATGAGTGACACGAAATGGACCTCAAGAAACTGATAGTGGTAGGCACAAGCTGCAGAGCTGCTCAGAAACCATGGAAACTGAATAGACGATGGTTAACTAAAGAAAGCACACACAAACAGAACACATTTGCTTATAACTGGTACTTTCCCATTAGCTTTAGTCCAACAGCCTGACAATTAATCCATGATTACAAGAACACGTCCCTCTCCCCTTGCCATGtctgttttctttttcatttCTTGAAAATAAAAGATACTTTGTTAGGGAAAAAAAAGGATAACTCATGATGAGATTAGGTTAAggttcagcaccagtctgcctgAAGTCAAACTACGGTCACTCCCTATAAAGATGCCTTCCCACCATCTCATGCACGCATCGTCTTGTTGCATTGCACAGCAGCTCGATCGCGGTCTCGGTGAGCTCAAGCGCGGtcagcgccggcgccggcccTCGAGTTCCCCAGGGTGAGCTCCAGGTCCCCCTCGTCGATCTCGCTCACCTTCTCCCCCTCCCACGCGCCGAACGCCCCGCTCGCCTTCTCCCCCTCCCACGCGTTGAACGCTCCGGTCGCCTTCTCCCCCTCCCACGCGTTGAACGCCCCGCCGCACCAGCCGAAGGAGAACCCGTGCGGAGCCATCTGTGCGTCACCGTCGCCAGCGCCAcgagctgctgccgccgccgcccacggCGCGCTGCTGCTCTGTCCCGCCGACCTTGATGAGTAGCTCCCGGCGTCGAAGTCGAACATGCTGTACGCCGGGGACTTGTTGGCCGCGGCGGCGGATATCTGCAGCCCTGTCAGCAGGCTCACCGGGTCGGCCGCCACGGCCTCGCCGCGGACAGGGGTATGCGGCATGGTTACTGGCAGGGAGGCGTAGCGGCTGGGGCCAGGGCTGGCGGCCCACGGCGACTGCACGTTGGAGCCGCCGCCGGCGGGGGCGGGAGCATTGTCCGGCGCCCAGCGCGCCATCTTGCGGCGCGGCGGGGAGCCGTTCTGCGGCGTGACCGGCGCGCTGAAGGAGTAGCCGTCGGCGTACGAGGCGTCGTCGGAGTGGGATAGGTTGTTGAGCCACGGGAGGTGGCCGCCGCCAATGCCAGTGCCGCGGCTGCTGCTAGAGCCGCCGTAGAAGAAGCTGCTGCCCCTGCCACCGAAGTGGGTCGGCGACGACGGGGAGCTCAGGCCGTTGTAGCCTCGCGGGCTCACCGGGCAGGACACCATGCCGGGG harbors:
- the LOC136540683 gene encoding protein BZR1 homolog 4-like, whose protein sequence is MNGGEGGAGGSGGGGAGGAAAGGGGEGAAGTGARTLPRVPTWRERENNRRRERRRRAIASKIFTGLRAHGNYALRRHCDNNEVLKALCEEAGWTVEPDGTTYRKGCKPPGSSDPYMAGFIPGCSPVSPGMSCPVSPGMVSCPVSPRGYNGLSSPSSPTHFGGRGSSFFYGGSSSSRGTGIGGGHLPWLNNLSHSDDASYADGYSFSAPVTPQNGSPPRRKMARWAPDNAPAPAGGGSNVQSPWAASPGPSRYASLPVTMPHTPVRGEAVAADPVSLLTGLQISAAAANKSPAYSMFDFDAGSYSSRSAGQSSSAPWAAAAAARGAGDGDAQMAPHGFSFGWCGGAFNAWEGEKATGAFNAWEGEKASGAFGAWEGEKVSEIDEGDLELTLGNSRAGAGADRA